The following nucleotide sequence is from Corylus avellana chromosome ca7, CavTom2PMs-1.0.
ATGGTATTATGGTTTGATTTCCTCATGTGATTTTGTTTATAGAGGCCACAATTGGTTAAAGGGAATATGCAACTTTTCTCCGTTGATCAGCAGCGTAGTCAAGCTCTTGAAGCACATGCTGCATCATTTGCCCAATTTAAGGTGTGGTGGTTTCCCTGTCCCAATCCGTTTTCAACATTGCATTGactcacaaaatttcttttagaagtaacaaaattcattaaaaagtgtAATATGTGCACATACACACAATTTTATGAATGTTGGCTAAACTTCTTTGTTTTTACAGGTCCCAGGAAACGAGAATCCTTCTGTTCTGATTTCTTTTGCCACAAAGACCCTCAATGCTGGACAGATTACATCAAAGTTACATGTTATTGAGCTTGGTGCCCAGCCAGGTAAATATACTAGTTCCAATTAccttttatttgtatttttttgtagtCTTTAATTGGCACGCCTATAACTGTTTCATATTCCTTCATTTCTTCCATCCATCCAATGTTTGATTCTCGTTTCAGTAAAATGAGGTGTGATGTATCCTTGTGTTGTTTCCACATAGGGGGTGAAGGGCTATGTTTAGAAAGGAACTTTGATGTAACTGAATCTGTTATGCGCATGGTTGAAATGTTGTGAGTTTAGCTGCCACGTTCCACATTTTATACATATGTAATTGctatgtccaaaaaaattgttcttctcTCTTTGTTATTAATATTCGGCCTGTTATACTTCTTGAAAGAAGCAGCTAAGAGTACCTTTGTTCTTTTGCCCTTTTGCCCTAGAAACAAGAAGAGATTGTCAAGAATGAAAATGCATATTTACTTTTGGTggtaatcaaatatatatatattttaaaattataaaaaagaaaagaaaaagggatttGGTCTGCTAGAATGGTAATGGAAATAGGCATCTAAGTCTTAATATTCATGTCATCTGGACTGAAATATTGATAATAACTTCTGCCTGgacaaattaccaaaaaaaagcCTGGACAAGTGTGGCTTTGTGTTGTAAATTATGGAAATTTTAGTGGAGGAAGGGGAGATGAGAAAAATTATGGAAGATAGTTGTATAACTGTTTTCACATGGCTGtacttttgagtttttttttttttggggtgattTTAGGGATGTTGGACTTGGACTAAATTATTTAACGTTTATTATGTTTGGGCTTGTCAAGATAactattttaaatgtttactatGTCTGGACTCGTCGGGATGTGTTGGAGTTTATGAAAGTAGGAAGTAGGAAGTCAatcttcttattacttatcaaaaaaaaaggaagtaggAAGTCAATCTATGagcacttatcaaaaaagtgGGAATCTGGAGGCAGATTGAATCAGTTTGCAGAATTTATAGTTCTTACTGACAGCTATCTTTCTGTTTTTGTTGGTAGGGAAGCCGTCTTTTACAAAGAAACAAGCAGATCTTTTCTTCCCTCCAGACTTTGCAGATGACTTTCCGGTTGCAATGCAGGTATCAAAGTCGCTACTTCTTGCTACTTGTCTTAGTAAACAGCAGCATAATTGTTACTCACGAATTCTTTAATTGACAGATATCCCAGAAATACAGTTTGATCTACGTGATCACCAAGCTTGGGCTATTATTTGTGTATGATTTGGAGACTGCCTCTGCGGTATATAGAAATAGAATTAGTCCAGATCCAATATTTTTGACAGCGGAAGCTTCTTCAGTGGGAGGTTTTTATGCTGTCAATAGGCGTGGACAGGTGTTATTGGCTACTGTTAATGAACAAACAATTGTGCCATTTGTCAGTGGCCAGGTATATTCACAGGCTTGCATTTTCCTTCATTCTATTATGGGAGAATTACTCTTGTGTTtataaatgttttctttttattttcacagTTGAACAATTTGGAGCTAGCTGTCAATCTTGCAAAAAGAGGGAATCTTCCTGGTGCTGAGCAGCTTGTAAGATGATTCTTGttctatctattttatattattaattctGTTCATTCAGATAATTCCACAACTCATGTTTTGATCACCGAAATAGGCCAACACTAAAAACCTAACAATTCCTACGGATAAAAATAACCATTAACGTTAAAACTTAGTTGTGCATTTAAGGTAGTGATGCAACCATGCCATGGTTTGGGATTTTGCTAATGCTTTGAAAGATTGGTTTTTGTAATGATCAAGGCACTCTCTTTATACAGGGTTCTTATAAAAAAGTTCTCTCTCTTTTAGTGTGAAAGTATCTAAAAGGTTTAAATACTGTGTAGATTGTCTAAGCATACTAGTGCCGCCTCGCCCTTAATCGCAAGAGTAGAGATTGATGTGTGTCATGTTTGATCTTCTACTCTTATTCTGTTATGCATGTCCTATGGGCATGCATTATCACTGTTGCAGTTAGAGCCTGGGGTCTCACGGTGATGGACACAATGATGTTTTATGTTGCATTTCATGACaggtcacacacacacacacttctAATTAGGTTCTCTTGTTGTTTAACTGGTTATGCATGAATATATGCTTATAGTCCATATTGTTTATTGCTGTGTGCCTTCCTATAATACTGAGAACATAGGGATGTGCGCTATTGGGTGTCTCAGGTTGTCCAACGTTTCCAAGAATTGTTTGcccaaacaaaatacaaagaagCTGCTGAGCTTGCTGCTGAGTCTCCACAAGGACTCCTCCGTACGCCTGACACAGTTGCCAAATTTCAGGTTTACATTTTGCTTTTCCAATCCTACATATTTTATTAGTTGCTGCTTATATGTTGATAGCTTCAACACTGTTCATCCTTGTGTATGTCGTGCATATGTTATTATGTCTTCATTTGATTTCTTGCAAATCAGAATCTCACTGTAAGGCCTATTTAAGACCTAAAATAGTAGACGTGCTTGTTTAGAGAGGAAACAAAATACATATTTTGCATGGTCCTCATTTGCAAATTTATAAAGGATGGGTAGAAATAAACACCTTAATAAACCAAATTAACATGAAATGTACTCGATCAGTTGAGATTTGATGAAATCTTAGTAGCTACTAAGTTTTGTGTTCATTTTCCCTGCCTGAATGGAACATTTCCTGAAATAGACTTGTCATATGAAGTTGACATTTTGCTCTTTTGCAGAGTGTTCCTGTTCAAGCTGGGCAAACGCCACCCCTGTTGCAGTATTTTGGGACACTCTTGACAAGAGGAAAGCTCAATGCATTTGAGTCATTGGAATTATCACGTCTTGTTGTGAATCAGAACAAAAAGAATCTTTTGGAAAATTGGTTGGCCGAGGATAAGCTGGAATGCAGCGAGGAACTAGGGGATCTTGTGAAGGTTTGATGTGCAATTTGAGATTTAATCATTAATATAATTTACTGGATGTCTTGTTTACTTTATCCCAAAGCTGCCAGATTTGaagttattttcttgtttaCATATTGGTAGTTCTGTTTCATTGTAGACTGTGGATAATGATCTtgcattgaaaatatatattaaagccAGAGCAACTCCGAAAGTCGTTGCTGCTTTTGCTGAACGGAGGGAGTTTGACAAAATTCTAATATACTCAAAGCAGGTGAAGACATGCTTTTATTACTACTGTTATTGTTGTGATTATTAGTATATTTTAGTGTGTTTTTCAAGTTATTTTGTGGTCTGAGCGTAACATTGTTCCTTTGTTGCTTTAGGTTGGGTACACTCCAGACTATCTATTCCTTCTGCAAACCATTCTTCGTTCAGATCCTCAGGTATTGCATTGTATTATCTGTATGTTTGTATGTTTTGTAAGTTTGAGTACCTTAAGACCGAAAGCACAAGCAAATCACAAGTTCTATGGGAGTCAAACCCTTTCTTTTCATATGTTTGCCAACAACCTTTTTCTTAGTAACTTCTGTTTTGGTATTAAATTGTTTTTAGACCAGTTTTATGAAGACAATTTTAATCCAGGAAGActttgcgtttttttttttaaagtatagagctaatatttatttttggaatgcAGGGAGCTGTTAATTTTGCGTTAATGATGTCTCAAATGGAGGGAGGTTGTCCAGTTGATTACAATACCATAACAGATCTCTTTCTTCAGGTTTGTTGATTGCAATGGTGCTTGAgttgttttattgatttaataataagattCGTTTATTCTCCATTTGTATTGCTCTAGTTTTTGTCACTCTATCAACAAGCTTCATAGGGCATTAATTAGTTCTCATCGTTACAATATTGCAGAATGTTAATCGATAAATGAGGAGGAGAACTAATagttttttttgctttctgtGCTTTGTGTTTTATAGAGGAACTTGATTCGTGAGGCGACAGCTTTTCTATTAGATGTTTTGAAGCCAAATCTTCCTGAACATGCTTTCCTTCAAACAAAGGTTTTATTGACCACCTCTTTCTTTGTTAAGTTTATGTGACTTCTGTTTGTATAATTGCACCCGGTTGCAGCACTTTTAACACTTTTTATATAGGTCCTGGAAATCAATTTGGTAACTTTTCCAAATGTAGCTGATGCTATATTAGCTAATGGAATGTTCAGCCACTATGATCGTCCTCGAATTGCCCAACTTTGTGAAAAAGCTGGTCTTTATATGCGAGCTCTGCAAGTAATGTCTTCTAGCAGTTCtttaacattcttttttttttttggcacatttagttaaaaattgttgttaaatgttTCACTTCTTGTGCAGCATTACACAGAGTTGCCAGATATTAAACGTGTCATTGTGAATACGCATGCAATTGAGCCACAGGTTTATGTACTCCAGTGCTTATATCTTTTGGTGTTTGATGGATTTTTTAAACTTCCTACTGATTATGTGGTTCTTTACAGTCACTTGTAGAGTTTTTTGGCACGCTGTCACGAGAATGGGCTTTGGAATGTATGAAGGACCTTTTGTTGGTCAATCTAAGAGGCAATCTTCAGATAATTGTGCAGGTACACATCATTGTCTTGTGTAATTGGAAAAGTATCTGATTAGTAATTTACTGAAGCATGCTTATATACCTCTGTGCAGGCTGCCAAGGAGTATTGTGAACAGTTGGGTGTTGATGCATGCATAAAGCTTTTTGAGCAATTTAAGTCGTATGAAGGGTTATACTTTTTTCTTGGTTCATATCTAAGCTCCAGGTGATCTATTTTGTTAAGAAGTTCTTTCTCTTTGGTGGGTAATGGCATGTCCATTTATTATTGGCtaattcattttcatatatgaGACAGTGAGGACCCCGACATTCATTTTAAGTACATTGAGGCTGCTGCTAAAACTGGTCAAATCAAAGAGGTCGAGCGTGTTACGAGAGAGTCAAATTTCTACGATCCTGAGAAAACAAAGAACTTTTTAATGGAAGCTAAGCTTCCAGATGCTCGGCCGCTAATTAATGTTTGTGACCGTTTTGGATTTGTCCCGGATCTCACACACTATCTGTACACAAACAATATGCTTCGTTACATCGAAGGTTATGTTCAAAAGGTATGAGGTTTGAAGTCTTATTTGTGATGCATTGAACATTCGCTAATGCCTTACCTGTTATATGAATTTTACTTGTTTCTTGCCCTTGAGACTTTTTTGTCGCTTTTGATAGGTGAACCCTGGTAATGCTCCTTTAGTTGTGGGGCAGCTTCTAGATGATGAGTGTCCTGAAGATTTTATCAAAGGCTTGATTCTCTCTGTCCGTTCTTTGCTTCCAGTGGAACCCCTTGTGGACGAATGTGAGAAGAGGTGGCGTCCCAACTCTATTTCATTCCTTTGTGGTTCTCACTCtcatttcttgattttatttcTTATGTTTTCTTTGTGATATTTAGGAATCGACTTCGTTTGCTCACTCAATTCTTGGAGCATCTCGTGAGTGAGGGAAGCCAAGATGTTCATGTTCACAATGCTCTGGGTAAAATCATCATTGATAGCAACAACAATCCAGAGCACTTCCTCACCACCAACCCCTACTATGATTCTCGTGTTGTGGGTAAGTATTGTGAGAAACGTGATCCTACCCTGGCAGTTGTGGCATACCGGCGAGGACAATGTGATGAAGAGCTTATTAATGTCAcgaataaaaattctttgttcAAGCTGCAAGCAAGGTTTGTGACTTCTTTTGGTTATTTAGTTTGTCTTCAATGGTACCTGTGTTTTTTCGGAGATTTATTGACTCAGACTTTGGTTGCAGATATGTGGTTGAAAGGATGGATGGTGATCTTTGGGAGAATGTTCTTAACCCTGAGAATGTCTATAGAAGACAGCTTATTGATCAAGTTGTATCTACTGCTTTGCCCGAAAGCAAGAGCCCAGAACAAGTTTCTGCAGCTGTTAAGGCTTTCATGACTGCTGATCTGCCTCATGAATTAATTGAGCTCCTTGAAAAGATTGTGCTTCAGAACTCCGCATTCAGTGGGAACTTTAATCTGCAAAACCTGCTCATTTTGACAGCTATCAAGGCAGATCCATCTAGAGTTATGGATTACATTAATAGACTGGATAACTTCGATGGACCCGCAGTTGGGGAAGTGGCTGTGGAAGCCCAACTGTATGAGGAAGCATTTGCAATTTTCAAGAAGTTTAACTTGAATGTTCAGGCTGTCAATGTCTTATTGGATAATATCCGGAGCATTGAACGGGCTGTGGAGTTTGCATTCCGTGTTGAAGAAGATGCTGTTTGGAGCCAGGTGGCCAAGGCTCAACTCAGGGAGGGCCTGGTGAGCGATGCCATTGAGTCATTCATTCGTGCAGATGATGCAACAGAATTTTTGGATGTAATTCGTGCTGCTGAGGATGCAAATGTTTACCATGACTTGGTGAAGTACCTCCTGATGGTTAGGCAGAAGGCGAAAGAGCCCAAGGTGGACAGTGAGCTCATCTATGCATATGCAAAGATTGATAGGCTGAGTGAGATTGAAGAGTTCATTCTCATGCCAAATGTAGCAAATCTCCAAAACGTTGGTGACCGGTTATATGATGAAGCCTTATACGAGGctgcaaaaataatatttgccTTTATATCTAACTGGGCCAAGTTGGCTATCACACTTGTGAAACTGAGACAGTTCCAAAGTGCAGTTGATGCAGCAAGGAAAGCTAACAGCTCAAAAACATGGAAGGAAGTTTGCTTTGCTTGTGTTGATGCAGAGGAGTTCCGCTTAGCTCAGATATGTGGGCTCAACATTATTATACAGGTGAACTGTTGCATTCTATTTACTTTCTATGAGTTTTGAAGGTCTGTTTTCATTCAGCTTCAGTTGCAGGTTTGAAAGATGGGCCCTGCAGAGTATAACGATGAAGCATTTGCTTTAGTGCTTGGCTGGGGTCAATgcttgatatatttttttgttgcatATCCAGCATGTTCTAGATtgataattcataaatttatgtAACCGTTAACTCAATTTTGCTCTATTCTGCCTTCAATAGGTGGATGACTTGGAAGAGGTCAGCGAATATTACCAGAATAGAGGATGTTTCAATGAGCTAATCTCTCTTATGGAGAGTGGTTTAGGTTTAGAACGTGCACATATGGGCATCTTCACTGAGTTGGGAGTTCTGTATGCTAGATACCGTCCCGAGAAGCTTATGGAGCACATCAAACTGTTCTCAACCCGTCTCAATATTCCAAAGCTTATACGAGCCTGTGATGAACAACAGCATTGGAAGGAACTCACCTACCTGTATATCCAATATGATGAGTTTGATAATGCAGCTACTACCATAATGAACCATTCCCCCGAGGCATGGGATCACATGCAGTTTAAAGATGTTTCGGTTAAAGTTGCTAATGTGGAGCTATATTATAAGGCTGTGCACTTCTACTTGCAAGAACATCCCGATCTTATTAATGATCTTCTCAATGTACTTGCACTTCGTGTGGACCATACACGTGTTGTTGACATTATGCGAAAGGTATTACTTCTGCAGGTTTATGATCTTATTGAGATCTAAGTTGACAACTTTCTTTGCATGGCTCTAACTCTGTCAAGTTTTTAATCATGTTACATCAGGCTGGTCACCTGCATCTTGTGAAGCCATACATGGTTGCAGTTCAGAGTAACAACGTGTCTGCTGTAAATGAAGCGTTGAATGGGATATATGTTGAGGAGGAGGACTATGAGAGATTGCGTGAATCAATTGATATGCATGATAACTTTGATCAAATTGGCCTTGCACAGAAGGTGATGTGcaattattttactttgtgGTTCTTTTTTAATGGGTCCAATTGCGTAGGCCTAATTGATATGCGTTTGAGCAGATTGAGAAACATGAGCTACTTGAAATGAGGCGTGTTGCTGCGTATATTTACAAGAAAGCGGGCAGGTGGAAGCAGTCCATTGCATTATCAAAGAAAGACAACCTTTACAAAGATGCCATGGAGACAGCCTCACAATCCGGTGATCGCGAACTTGCAGAGGAGTTACTTGTTTACTTCATTGAAAAGGTACCTAGCAAAGTCTAAAAAATGTATACTCTTTTACGGATTGAGATTTAGATAGGTTTTACTTGGCTACACACCTTCATAGGCACTGTAAATATAATGAGAGAATGATTAGGTATCTACTTTTGCGTTAGCCAAAGCTTTCTCACTCATAGTATGGTTAGTTTGCAATGTTAGTTGTGTTGGGATCTCTGTTCTACTTCCTACTCAGTCCTGGTGGATGCAGGGGGATGTTGGCATGTGAAGGATGTCAAACAATCAACTTTCTAGATTTAGAAAAAGTCCCTCTTTTCTTTcagcttttgcttttgcttttgctgtTCAAGCATGATTGCATCTAATGAATGAAGGTGTAgataatatatgtttatttataactttattttaatttgtgttGTATGTGCTTGTGCAGGGAAAGAAGGAATGCTTTGCTTCGTGTCTCTTTGTTTGTTATGATTTAATTCGGCCGGACATTGCTCTAGAACTTGCCTGGATGAACAATATGATCGACTTTGCTTTCCCATATCTGTTGCAGGTGATTTACTATATCATTTATACTTCAATTACATTCTCTTATGTTGGGCCTAAGCTTATGTTTAGGTGCTTTGTGTGCCTTGTCAAAGGTGAGTATTGAGCTCATGCTTGGCACAGATCATTCGTGGATGTAGGGTTGGGTGTTACTGAATTATGTTTCTTTGCTACATTATGCTTCTGTTGTGTTGATCATTCAAGTTCGTGCTTTGCTAGTAAGATTTTTAGTCTTGTGTTGGGTACATGAATATGCCCCTTACTTGCATCGGATTTGGGAAGGAGGAAAAGGTTTGGGAAGACGGGTGAAGAGGGTTGGAAAGATTTTTTGCTTCTGTGATACCCTTTTGTTTACAGTGGGGTGCTGTAGAAACATGGACGTCCTGTTTGAAatctgatttacaattaatcTCTTGTAGTTCATCCGTGAGTACACCGGAAAAGTTGATGAGCTTGTTAAGGACAAAATTGAAGCTTTGATTGAAGTTAAGGctaaagagaaggaagagaaggATGTAATTCAACAGCAGGTAATCATTTTAAGGCTACTTTTCTGTTGATGTACGGACGATAAGTTTGATCATTGTTCTGGGCTTTCCTGAGAGTAACATTATCATTTTTGCCTGTGCTATggattttttataaatttcgAGTGCTGGTATTATTTAGCGAGTCAAATATTTTCCCAATTATATGTTTTAGCCACCATGTTGACAGTCTCCCCTTCTCTTTCGGCATTCTCATCTTTTTTGTTTAACAATCACACAGTGGCTTTGATTGATGAGATGGGTTTTCTGTTGCAGAACATGTATGCTCAGTTGCTGCCTCTTGCTTTGCCTGCACCTCCAATGCCTGGTATGGGAGGTGCACCAGGAATGGGAGGATATGCTCCACCCGGTATGGGTGGAATGGGGATGCCTCCCATGCCACCCTTTGGGATGCCTCCAATGGGGAGCAGCTACTGATACGCAGGCAAATTGTTCGAGCTGAAGTTAATGATGTAAGTTTAGAGTATAGGGATGAGGGCAACCAATCAGTTATGGCatgtttgtctttttcattGCGTGGGGTTTTGGTGCCTCATTTTTTCCCTTGTTCTGATGGGGTGAAGG
It contains:
- the LOC132188299 gene encoding clathrin heavy chain 1, which encodes MAAANAPITMKEALTLPSIGINPQFITFTHVTMESDKYICVRETSPQNSVVIIDMSMPMQPLRRPITADSALMNPNSRILALKAQLQGTNQDHLQIFNIELKAKIKSYQMPEQIVFWKWITPKMLGLVTQTSVYHWSIEGDSEPVKMFDRTANMANNQIINYRCDPSEKWLVLIGIAPGAPERPQLVKGNMQLFSVDQQRSQALEAHAASFAQFKVPGNENPSVLISFATKTLNAGQITSKLHVIELGAQPGKPSFTKKQADLFFPPDFADDFPVAMQISQKYSLIYVITKLGLLFVYDLETASAVYRNRISPDPIFLTAEASSVGGFYAVNRRGQVLLATVNEQTIVPFVSGQLNNLELAVNLAKRGNLPGAEQLVVQRFQELFAQTKYKEAAELAAESPQGLLRTPDTVAKFQSVPVQAGQTPPLLQYFGTLLTRGKLNAFESLELSRLVVNQNKKNLLENWLAEDKLECSEELGDLVKTVDNDLALKIYIKARATPKVVAAFAERREFDKILIYSKQVGYTPDYLFLLQTILRSDPQGAVNFALMMSQMEGGCPVDYNTITDLFLQRNLIREATAFLLDVLKPNLPEHAFLQTKVLEINLVTFPNVADAILANGMFSHYDRPRIAQLCEKAGLYMRALQHYTELPDIKRVIVNTHAIEPQSLVEFFGTLSREWALECMKDLLLVNLRGNLQIIVQAAKEYCEQLGVDACIKLFEQFKSYEGLYFFLGSYLSSSEDPDIHFKYIEAAAKTGQIKEVERVTRESNFYDPEKTKNFLMEAKLPDARPLINVCDRFGFVPDLTHYLYTNNMLRYIEGYVQKVNPGNAPLVVGQLLDDECPEDFIKGLILSVRSLLPVEPLVDECEKRNRLRLLTQFLEHLVSEGSQDVHVHNALGKIIIDSNNNPEHFLTTNPYYDSRVVGKYCEKRDPTLAVVAYRRGQCDEELINVTNKNSLFKLQARYVVERMDGDLWENVLNPENVYRRQLIDQVVSTALPESKSPEQVSAAVKAFMTADLPHELIELLEKIVLQNSAFSGNFNLQNLLILTAIKADPSRVMDYINRLDNFDGPAVGEVAVEAQLYEEAFAIFKKFNLNVQAVNVLLDNIRSIERAVEFAFRVEEDAVWSQVAKAQLREGLVSDAIESFIRADDATEFLDVIRAAEDANVYHDLVKYLLMVRQKAKEPKVDSELIYAYAKIDRLSEIEEFILMPNVANLQNVGDRLYDEALYEAAKIIFAFISNWAKLAITLVKLRQFQSAVDAARKANSSKTWKEVCFACVDAEEFRLAQICGLNIIIQVDDLEEVSEYYQNRGCFNELISLMESGLGLERAHMGIFTELGVLYARYRPEKLMEHIKLFSTRLNIPKLIRACDEQQHWKELTYLYIQYDEFDNAATTIMNHSPEAWDHMQFKDVSVKVANVELYYKAVHFYLQEHPDLINDLLNVLALRVDHTRVVDIMRKAGHLHLVKPYMVAVQSNNVSAVNEALNGIYVEEEDYERLRESIDMHDNFDQIGLAQKIEKHELLEMRRVAAYIYKKAGRWKQSIALSKKDNLYKDAMETASQSGDRELAEELLVYFIEKGKKECFASCLFVCYDLIRPDIALELAWMNNMIDFAFPYLLQFIREYTGKVDELVKDKIEALIEVKAKEKEEKDVIQQQNMYAQLLPLALPAPPMPGMGGAPGMGGYAPPGMGGMGMPPMPPFGMPPMGSSY